In Nocardioides conyzicola, one genomic interval encodes:
- the thpR gene encoding RNA 2',3'-cyclic phosphodiesterase, with translation MVLRMFVAVVPPEGVIEHLDEFLEVRRSAAPFRWAAAEQLHVTLAFLAEVEERRLDDLVERLGRAAARRTPFDARVAGGGAFPDAGRARVIWAGLDLDELGRTELGRLATGCRVAANRAGIAVDGQRFRPHLTLARLGHPGEVSDWVRLLDGYAGPPWRVDRVSLVASYLGEGPRGRPRHETVEELALG, from the coding sequence ATGGTGTTGCGGATGTTCGTGGCCGTCGTGCCGCCCGAGGGGGTGATCGAGCACCTCGACGAGTTCCTGGAGGTACGCCGCTCGGCCGCGCCGTTCCGCTGGGCGGCGGCCGAGCAGCTCCACGTCACGCTGGCGTTCCTGGCCGAGGTCGAGGAGCGGCGCCTCGACGACCTGGTCGAGCGGCTCGGGCGCGCGGCGGCCCGGCGTACCCCCTTCGACGCACGGGTCGCGGGCGGCGGCGCCTTCCCGGACGCCGGTCGCGCCCGTGTCATCTGGGCGGGCCTCGACCTCGACGAGCTCGGCCGCACCGAGCTCGGGCGGCTGGCCACCGGCTGCCGTGTGGCTGCCAACCGGGCCGGGATCGCGGTCGACGGGCAGCGGTTCCGGCCCCATCTCACGCTCGCTCGGCTCGGACATCCCGGGGAGGTGTCCGACTGGGTGCGGCTGCTCGACGGGTACGCCGGGCCGCCGTGGCGGGTCGACCGGGTGAGCCTGGTGGCGTCGTACCTCGGCGAGGGTCCCCGCGGGCGGCCGCGCCACGAGACCGTGGAGGAGCTCGCCCTCGGCTGA
- a CDS encoding helix-turn-helix domain-containing protein: MAETERAEVGSLQDVLAALSDPVRLEMVRRMYAEGGPAPCAQLYDEVSKSTASHHFKILREAGVTERSVIGGQTHQELRLEDVEKTYPGVLSSILAVRPAR; the protein is encoded by the coding sequence ATGGCCGAGACCGAGCGAGCCGAGGTCGGCTCCCTGCAGGACGTGCTCGCCGCGCTGTCCGACCCGGTGCGGCTGGAGATGGTGCGGCGGATGTACGCCGAGGGTGGGCCGGCGCCCTGCGCCCAGCTCTACGACGAGGTCAGCAAGTCGACGGCCAGCCACCATTTCAAGATCCTCCGCGAGGCCGGGGTGACCGAGCGCAGCGTCATCGGCGGCCAGACCCACCAGGAGCTGCGGCTCGAGGACGTCGAGAAGACGTACCCCGGCGTGCTCAGCTCGATCCTGGCTGTTCGTCCGGCTCGCTGA
- the glgX gene encoding glycogen debranching protein GlgX: MEVWPGRAYPLGATFDGSGTNFAIFSEVAEKVVLCLFDADGTETQVELTEVDAYVWHGYLPSVQPGQRYGYRVHGPWDLDQGQRCNPNKLLLDPYAKATAGDIEWDQSLFGYNFGDPESRNDEDSAAHMMKSVVITPFFDWEGDRRLDIPYNESVIYEAHVKGLTQLHPDVPEEQRGTYAGLAHPAVTEHLTKLGITAIELMPVHQFVQDSTLLEKGLRNYWGYNTIGFFAPEASYAASGEGQQVQEFKSMVKAMHMAGIEVILDVVYNHTAEGNHMGPTLSFRGIDNEAYYRLVEDDPKFYMDYTGTGNSLNVRHPHSLQLIMDSLRYWVTEMHVDGFRFDLASTLAREFYEVDRLATFFELVQQDPVVSQVKLIAEPWDIGPGGYQVGGFPPQWTEWNGAYRDSVRDFWRGEPALGEFASRLAGSSDYYEHSGRRPVASINFVTAHDGFTLRDLVSYNEKHNDANGEDNNDGESHNRSWNHGAEGPTDDPEIQAFRAREQRNFLATLLLSQGVPMILHGDEMGRTQDGNNNTYAQDSEIAWMHWDKADKPLMEFTSALIRLRRTHPTFRRKRFFTGSTVRTGDGERLNDIVWLHLEGRPMEDGDWDGGAQAIGMYLNGHGIAGKDARGQAISDDHFLIYFNADGPAEVTLPPEEYAAAWDIVIDTGGSADETEVCKAGATIHMEHRSLIVLREFTEPEAEPDHSVAASVAALTQNS; the protein is encoded by the coding sequence GTGGAGGTCTGGCCCGGACGCGCCTACCCGCTGGGTGCGACGTTCGACGGGAGTGGCACGAACTTCGCGATCTTCAGCGAGGTGGCCGAGAAGGTCGTGCTCTGCCTGTTCGACGCCGACGGCACCGAGACCCAGGTCGAGCTGACCGAGGTCGACGCGTACGTCTGGCACGGCTACCTGCCGTCGGTGCAGCCCGGCCAGCGCTACGGCTACCGCGTGCACGGCCCCTGGGACCTGGACCAGGGACAGCGCTGCAACCCCAACAAGCTGCTGCTCGACCCCTACGCCAAGGCCACGGCCGGCGACATCGAGTGGGACCAGTCGCTCTTCGGCTACAACTTCGGCGACCCGGAGTCGCGCAACGACGAGGACTCCGCCGCCCACATGATGAAGAGCGTCGTGATCACGCCGTTCTTCGACTGGGAGGGCGACCGCCGCCTCGACATCCCCTACAACGAGTCGGTCATCTACGAGGCGCACGTCAAGGGCCTGACGCAGCTGCACCCCGACGTGCCCGAGGAGCAGCGGGGCACGTACGCCGGCCTCGCGCACCCGGCCGTCACCGAGCACCTGACCAAGCTCGGGATCACCGCCATCGAGCTGATGCCGGTGCACCAGTTCGTCCAGGACAGCACGCTGCTCGAGAAGGGCCTGCGCAACTACTGGGGCTACAACACGATCGGCTTCTTCGCGCCCGAGGCGTCGTACGCCGCGAGCGGTGAGGGCCAGCAGGTCCAGGAGTTCAAGTCGATGGTGAAGGCCATGCACATGGCCGGCATCGAGGTCATCCTCGACGTGGTCTACAACCACACCGCCGAGGGCAACCACATGGGCCCGACGCTGAGCTTCCGCGGCATCGACAACGAGGCCTACTACCGCCTGGTCGAGGACGACCCGAAGTTCTACATGGACTACACCGGCACCGGGAACTCGCTCAACGTGCGGCACCCGCACTCGCTGCAGCTGATCATGGACTCACTGCGCTACTGGGTCACCGAGATGCACGTCGACGGCTTCCGCTTCGACCTCGCGTCGACGCTGGCGCGCGAGTTCTACGAGGTGGACCGGCTCGCGACGTTCTTCGAGCTCGTGCAGCAGGACCCGGTCGTCAGCCAGGTCAAGCTGATCGCCGAGCCGTGGGACATCGGCCCCGGCGGCTACCAGGTCGGCGGCTTCCCGCCGCAGTGGACCGAGTGGAACGGCGCCTACCGCGACTCCGTGCGCGACTTCTGGCGCGGCGAGCCCGCGCTCGGCGAGTTCGCGTCCCGGCTGGCCGGGTCGTCCGACTACTACGAGCACTCCGGTCGACGCCCCGTCGCAAGCATCAACTTCGTCACCGCCCACGACGGCTTCACGCTGCGCGACCTCGTGTCCTACAACGAGAAGCACAACGACGCCAACGGCGAGGACAACAACGACGGCGAGAGCCACAACCGCTCGTGGAACCACGGGGCCGAGGGGCCGACCGACGACCCCGAGATCCAGGCGTTCCGCGCCCGCGAGCAGCGCAACTTCCTCGCCACCCTGCTGCTCAGCCAGGGCGTCCCGATGATCCTGCACGGCGACGAGATGGGCCGCACCCAGGACGGCAACAACAACACCTACGCCCAGGACTCCGAGATCGCGTGGATGCACTGGGACAAGGCCGACAAGCCGCTCATGGAGTTCACGTCCGCGCTGATCCGGCTGCGGCGTACGCACCCGACCTTCCGCCGCAAGCGGTTCTTCACCGGGTCCACGGTCCGCACCGGTGACGGCGAGCGCCTCAACGACATCGTCTGGCTGCACCTCGAGGGCCGGCCGATGGAGGACGGCGACTGGGACGGCGGCGCGCAGGCGATCGGCATGTACCTCAACGGCCACGGCATCGCCGGCAAGGACGCCCGCGGCCAGGCGATCAGCGACGACCACTTCCTCATCTACTTCAACGCCGACGGCCCGGCCGAGGTGACCCTCCCGCCGGAGGAGTACGCCGCGGCCTGGGACATCGTCATCGACACCGGTGGCTCCGCGGACGAGACCGAGGTCTGCAAGGCGGGTGCGACGATCCACATGGAGCACCGCAGCCTGATCGTGCTCCGCGAGTTCACCGAACCGGAGGCCGAGCCCGACCACTCCGTCGCCGCGTCGGTCGCCGCGTTGACGCAGAACTCCTGA
- a CDS encoding NAD(P) transhydrogenase subunit alpha: MDEAVVWLTIFILSVFVGIEVIAKVSSTLHTPLMSGANAIHGIILLGAVLVTGTTDSDVALVVGLVAIVLAAINMVGGFVVTDRMLQMFVRKKPKPAPTSDGTQQSGGAA; encoded by the coding sequence ATGGACGAGGCAGTCGTCTGGCTGACGATCTTCATCCTGAGCGTCTTCGTCGGCATCGAGGTGATCGCAAAGGTCTCCTCGACGCTGCACACGCCGCTGATGTCCGGCGCCAACGCCATCCACGGCATCATCCTGCTCGGCGCCGTCCTGGTGACCGGGACGACCGACAGCGATGTGGCGCTCGTCGTCGGGCTGGTCGCGATCGTGCTGGCCGCGATCAACATGGTCGGCGGCTTCGTGGTGACCGACCGGATGCTGCAGATGTTCGTGCGCAAGAAGCCCAAGCCTGCGCCGACGTCCGACGGGACTCAGCAGTCGGGCGGGGCCGCCTGA
- a CDS encoding NAD(P) transhydrogenase subunit alpha has protein sequence MKIAVARETRAGEMRVAMVPELVGKLTGLGYDVAVEPGAGLHALISDEEYAAAGAVLDDAALDGADAVVSVQPLATDQIRRLPAGAATISFLPTGQEREVVTALRDAGVTSFAMELVPRISRAQAMDALSSQALVSGYRCAVVAAGMLRRFFPLNMTAAGTVPPAQVVVLGAGVAGLQAIATAKRLGAVVKAYDVRAAAAEEIRSVGAQAIDLELDTLEGAGGYAREMTEERAALQMERLTPYVAAADALITTAAVPGRRAPLLVTRAMVEQMSPGSVVVDLAAESGGNVEGAVAGEVVRIGNAQVWGGANVPSQMPGPASRLYAQNIVNIVTLMTRAATDGPDGREAGAFAPDFDDEIVIGSCVTHDGAIRHEPTRVALEGEN, from the coding sequence GTGAAGATCGCGGTGGCAAGAGAGACCCGTGCGGGCGAGATGCGCGTGGCGATGGTCCCGGAGCTCGTGGGCAAGCTGACCGGTCTGGGCTACGACGTGGCCGTCGAGCCGGGCGCGGGACTGCACGCGCTGATCTCCGACGAGGAGTACGCCGCTGCCGGGGCCGTCCTCGACGACGCGGCGCTGGACGGCGCCGACGCGGTCGTCTCGGTGCAGCCGCTGGCGACCGACCAGATCCGCCGGCTCCCCGCCGGGGCGGCGACGATCTCCTTCCTGCCGACCGGGCAGGAGCGCGAGGTGGTGACCGCGCTGCGGGACGCGGGCGTGACGTCGTTCGCGATGGAGCTGGTGCCGCGGATCTCGCGCGCCCAGGCCATGGACGCCCTCTCGTCGCAGGCGCTGGTGTCGGGCTACCGCTGCGCGGTCGTCGCGGCCGGCATGCTGCGCCGCTTCTTCCCCCTCAACATGACGGCGGCGGGCACGGTCCCGCCCGCCCAGGTGGTCGTGCTCGGCGCCGGCGTCGCCGGGCTGCAGGCGATCGCGACCGCCAAGCGGCTCGGCGCGGTCGTCAAGGCCTACGACGTCCGCGCGGCCGCCGCCGAGGAGATCCGGTCGGTGGGAGCGCAGGCGATCGACCTCGAGCTCGACACCCTCGAGGGTGCGGGCGGCTACGCCCGTGAGATGACCGAGGAGCGGGCGGCGCTGCAGATGGAGCGGCTCACGCCGTACGTCGCCGCCGCGGACGCGCTGATCACCACGGCCGCCGTACCCGGCCGCAGGGCGCCGCTGCTGGTCACCCGGGCGATGGTCGAGCAGATGAGCCCCGGCTCCGTGGTCGTCGACCTGGCCGCCGAGTCCGGCGGCAACGTCGAGGGCGCGGTCGCGGGCGAGGTGGTCCGGATCGGCAACGCCCAGGTCTGGGGCGGCGCCAACGTGCCGTCGCAGATGCCCGGGCCGGCGTCGCGGCTCTACGCCCAGAACATCGTCAACATCGTCACCCTGATGACGCGCGCGGCGACCGACGGTCCGGACGGCAGGGAAGCCGGCGCCTTCGCCCCCGACTTCGACGACGAGATCGTCATCGGCTCCTGCGTGACGCACGACGGAGCGATCCGGCACGAACCCACGCGCGTGGCCCTGGAAGGGGAGAACTGA
- a CDS encoding MDR family MFS transporter has protein sequence MTHTEITRASVGLRSERGPILLAVMLSLGLVAIDSTILATAVPAVVGDLGGFTQFPWLFSVYLLAQAVTVPVYAKLADQYGRKPVMLVGIGLFVLGSLLCGLAWSMGALIAFRAVQGLGAGAVQPMSMTIVGDIYSLEERAKVQGYVASVWAISAVIGPTLGGVFADYASWRWIFLINLPLGLLAAAMIWRNFHEQIERRSHTIDYAGSVLLTGGGVLLLLALLEGGVRWGWGSPVSIALFVTSVVLLAAFVLAERRAAEPVLPLWLLRHRVVVAAMVTSLVVGVLMMGLSTYVPLYAQSVLGYGAVVAGFALAAMTLGWPIAASNSGRLYLSIGFRGTMLIGGAIAAVGTSLLLLVGPDSSIFVLALPCFVMGLGFGLVASPSIIAAQSSVTWQDRGVATGSTMFARSVGSALGVAVFGAIVNHEVASRLGRGVPDVSNLTPGILDPAIHQVFLASAIAAVLLLGVGLLMPKRISEPDEQPGSS, from the coding sequence GTGACCCACACCGAGATCACCCGCGCCAGTGTCGGCCTGCGCAGCGAGCGCGGGCCGATCCTGCTGGCCGTCATGCTCAGCCTCGGCCTGGTCGCGATCGACTCCACGATCCTCGCGACCGCGGTGCCGGCGGTGGTCGGCGACCTCGGCGGGTTCACCCAGTTCCCCTGGCTGTTCTCCGTCTACCTGCTGGCCCAGGCCGTCACGGTCCCGGTCTACGCCAAGCTCGCGGACCAGTACGGCCGCAAGCCGGTGATGCTCGTCGGCATCGGTCTCTTCGTCCTCGGCTCGCTGCTGTGCGGGCTCGCGTGGAGCATGGGCGCGCTGATCGCGTTCCGGGCCGTGCAGGGACTCGGCGCCGGCGCGGTGCAGCCGATGAGCATGACGATCGTCGGCGACATCTACTCGCTCGAGGAGCGCGCCAAGGTCCAGGGGTACGTCGCGAGCGTCTGGGCGATCTCCGCCGTCATCGGTCCCACGCTGGGCGGCGTGTTCGCCGACTACGCCTCGTGGCGGTGGATCTTCCTGATCAACCTCCCGCTCGGCCTGCTCGCGGCCGCGATGATCTGGCGCAACTTCCACGAGCAGATCGAGCGCCGCTCCCACACGATCGACTACGCCGGCTCGGTGCTGCTCACCGGCGGTGGCGTGCTCCTGCTGCTGGCGCTCCTCGAGGGAGGCGTCCGGTGGGGCTGGGGCTCCCCGGTGAGCATCGCCCTCTTCGTGACCTCGGTGGTGCTGCTCGCGGCCTTCGTGCTGGCGGAGCGGCGGGCGGCCGAGCCGGTGCTGCCGCTGTGGCTGCTGCGGCACCGCGTGGTGGTCGCGGCGATGGTCACCTCGCTCGTCGTCGGCGTGCTGATGATGGGCCTGTCGACGTACGTCCCCCTCTACGCGCAGAGCGTGCTCGGGTACGGCGCCGTCGTCGCCGGCTTCGCCCTCGCCGCCATGACGCTGGGCTGGCCGATCGCGGCGTCCAACTCCGGCCGGCTCTACCTGAGCATCGGCTTCCGCGGGACGATGCTGATCGGCGGTGCGATCGCCGCGGTCGGCACCTCGCTGCTCCTGCTGGTCGGCCCGGACAGCTCGATCTTCGTGCTGGCGCTGCCCTGCTTCGTGATGGGCCTCGGCTTCGGCCTGGTCGCCAGCCCGTCGATCATCGCCGCCCAGTCGTCCGTGACCTGGCAGGACCGTGGCGTCGCGACGGGCTCGACGATGTTCGCCCGCTCGGTCGGGAGCGCGCTCGGCGTCGCGGTCTTCGGTGCGATCGTCAACCACGAGGTGGCGTCCCGGCTCGGCCGCGGCGTACCCGACGTCTCGAACCTGACGCCGGGGATCCTCGACCCCGCCATCCACCAGGTCTTCCTGGCCTCGGCGATCGCGGCGGTGCTGCTCCTGGGCGTCGGCCTGCTGATGCCGAAGCGGATCAGCGAGCCGGACGAACAGCCAGGATCGAGCTGA
- a CDS encoding methyltransferase domain-containing protein, which produces MTEVSFDEKLAQWQAWCQAPWGRLRFSVVRETLGRQTAALGGGEGGLRILDVGGGDGGDAVPLAEAGHDVTVLDPAPSWLAEARRRAEEAGVGDRVRTLEGTVDDLSAAGDGYDLVLCHCVLQYRPADSGDVGRLAAALRTGGRLSVMAPNPAARVVMRLTREGPEAALAELAANRLEAATFDTTVRKVTADEMEVLLAAEGLTPVGRYAARVANDYIADDTLKDDPTYFAALERLELALCDQEPYVGLGGMWQVVAERH; this is translated from the coding sequence ATGACCGAGGTGTCGTTCGACGAGAAGCTCGCCCAGTGGCAGGCCTGGTGCCAGGCACCGTGGGGTCGCCTGCGCTTCAGCGTGGTGCGCGAGACCCTGGGCCGCCAGACGGCCGCGCTCGGTGGCGGGGAAGGCGGGCTCCGGATCCTCGACGTCGGCGGTGGCGACGGCGGCGACGCCGTGCCGCTGGCAGAGGCCGGTCACGACGTGACCGTGCTCGACCCGGCGCCGTCGTGGCTCGCCGAGGCACGGCGCCGGGCCGAGGAGGCCGGCGTCGGCGACCGGGTGCGGACGCTGGAGGGCACGGTGGACGACCTGTCGGCCGCGGGCGACGGGTACGACCTGGTGCTGTGCCACTGCGTGCTGCAGTACCGCCCCGCCGACTCCGGCGACGTCGGGCGTCTCGCCGCCGCGCTCCGGACCGGAGGCCGGCTGTCGGTGATGGCTCCGAACCCCGCCGCACGGGTGGTCATGCGGCTCACCCGCGAGGGCCCGGAGGCCGCTCTCGCCGAGCTGGCGGCCAACCGCCTGGAGGCAGCCACCTTCGACACGACCGTGCGCAAGGTGACCGCCGACGAGATGGAGGTGCTCCTGGCCGCCGAGGGCCTGACCCCGGTCGGCAGGTACGCCGCGCGGGTGGCCAACGACTACATCGCCGACGACACCCTCAAGGACGACCCCACCTACTTCGCGGCGCTCGAACGGCTCGAGCTCGCGTTGTGCGACCAGGAGCCCTACGTCGGCCTCGGCGGCATGTGGCAGGTCGTCGCCGAGCGGCACTAG
- a CDS encoding VIT family protein: protein MTASGLSDAEVPIGPHEDEPHQGGFNNRLNWLRAAVLGANDGIVSTAGIVIGALGATTNRSAIVIAGVAGLAAGAMSMGAGEYVSVSTQRDSELAILAKERRELRDEPEEELAELAGLYVEKGLDEELALEVAIALTEKDALGAHAEAELGIDPDDISSPWNAAFASTVSFTIGALLPLLTMTLAAPGVRLWLTVASVVVALALTGWASARFGYGSPRRAVLRNVAGGLFAMAVTYGIGSLLGTQIG from the coding sequence ATGACCGCCAGTGGGCTCAGTGACGCCGAGGTCCCGATCGGACCGCACGAGGACGAGCCGCACCAGGGCGGGTTCAACAACCGGCTCAACTGGCTGCGCGCCGCCGTGCTCGGCGCCAACGACGGCATCGTGTCGACAGCCGGCATCGTGATCGGGGCCCTCGGCGCGACCACCAACCGGTCCGCGATCGTGATCGCCGGCGTGGCCGGGCTCGCCGCCGGCGCGATGAGCATGGGCGCGGGGGAGTACGTCTCCGTCAGCACCCAGCGCGACTCCGAGCTGGCGATCCTCGCCAAGGAGCGCCGCGAGCTGCGCGACGAGCCGGAGGAGGAGCTCGCCGAGCTCGCCGGGCTGTACGTCGAGAAGGGCCTCGACGAGGAGCTCGCCCTCGAGGTCGCGATCGCGCTGACCGAGAAGGACGCCCTGGGCGCGCACGCCGAGGCCGAGCTCGGCATCGACCCCGACGACATCTCCAGCCCGTGGAACGCCGCCTTCGCGTCGACCGTCTCGTTCACGATCGGCGCGCTGCTGCCGCTGCTCACGATGACCCTCGCCGCGCCCGGCGTCCGGCTCTGGCTGACCGTGGCGTCGGTGGTCGTCGCGCTCGCCCTCACCGGCTGGGCCAGCGCCCGCTTCGGCTACGGCAGCCCGCGTCGCGCGGTCCTGCGCAACGTCGCGGGAGGCCTGTTCGCGATGGCGGTCACCTACGGGATCGGGTCGTTGCTCGGCACCCAGATCGGGTGA
- a CDS encoding MFS transporter — translation MSAIVTQQTTGQTTGRAADHTTGQRWAYPLLIALLAASMGVSGAPAPLYGLYEQRWDLAPLTTTLVFAAYAAAALAAVLMAGQASDKYGRKPLLVGAAVGMIAGLVVFMTADGVAALFVARVLHGASVGTAVVVGSAALLDLRPSRGARTGHLTGIMINAGIAVTILAASLLAQFAPHPYVAPYAVVAVVILAMLLGLVAMIEPHAARTGRTSGPLRLTRPHVPASIKADFRFAVLGVMAAWSVLGVYLSLFPTFAGQQTGVHSLVFGGAVVAAMAGSAALSQALGSRLAAKRAAILGDFGTAAALGVSVLALDSGHAGLVGAAAVFMGLSFGLAFGGSLRHLGSVVPADQRGQVMSAYYVLGYSAMIVPTILAGWAATVWGLSAIFPWFSLAVALACLTAGTLGLAGRRVVAVAA, via the coding sequence ATGAGCGCGATCGTGACGCAGCAGACGACGGGCCAGACGACTGGCCGGGCCGCCGACCACACCACCGGTCAGCGCTGGGCCTACCCCCTGCTGATCGCGCTCCTGGCCGCCTCGATGGGCGTCTCCGGCGCGCCCGCCCCGCTATACGGCCTCTACGAGCAGCGCTGGGACCTCGCGCCGCTCACCACCACGCTGGTCTTCGCGGCGTACGCCGCCGCCGCGCTCGCCGCTGTCCTGATGGCCGGGCAGGCGTCGGACAAGTACGGCCGCAAGCCCCTCCTCGTCGGCGCCGCCGTCGGCATGATCGCCGGGCTGGTCGTCTTCATGACCGCCGACGGCGTGGCCGCGCTCTTCGTCGCGCGGGTCCTGCACGGCGCCTCGGTCGGCACGGCGGTCGTGGTCGGCAGCGCCGCGCTCCTCGACCTGCGCCCGTCGCGCGGCGCCCGCACCGGCCACCTGACCGGCATCATGATCAACGCCGGCATCGCGGTGACCATCCTCGCCGCCTCGCTGCTGGCCCAGTTCGCGCCGCACCCCTACGTCGCGCCGTACGCCGTCGTGGCGGTCGTCATCCTGGCCATGCTGCTCGGGCTGGTGGCGATGATCGAGCCCCACGCCGCGCGCACCGGCCGGACGTCGGGCCCCCTGCGGCTGACCCGCCCGCACGTGCCGGCCTCGATCAAGGCGGACTTCCGCTTCGCCGTCCTCGGCGTGATGGCCGCGTGGTCCGTGCTCGGCGTCTACCTGTCGCTCTTCCCGACCTTCGCGGGCCAGCAGACCGGCGTGCACAGCCTCGTCTTCGGTGGCGCCGTCGTCGCCGCGATGGCCGGCTCCGCTGCCCTCAGCCAGGCCCTCGGCAGCCGACTGGCCGCCAAGCGGGCCGCGATCCTCGGCGACTTCGGCACCGCAGCCGCGCTGGGCGTCAGCGTGCTCGCCCTCGACAGCGGCCACGCCGGCCTGGTCGGCGCCGCCGCGGTCTTCATGGGCCTGTCCTTCGGGCTGGCGTTCGGCGGCTCGCTGCGCCACCTCGGCAGCGTCGTCCCCGCCGACCAGCGCGGCCAGGTGATGTCGGCGTACTACGTGCTCGGCTACAGCGCGATGATCGTGCCGACCATCCTCGCCGGGTGGGCGGCCACGGTCTGGGGGCTGTCGGCGATCTTCCCGTGGTTCTCGCTCGCCGTCGCGCTGGCCTGCCTCACCGCCGGGACGCTCGGCCTGGCCGGCCGTCGCGTGGTCGCCGTCGCTGCCTAG
- a CDS encoding NAD(P)(+) transhydrogenase (Re/Si-specific) subunit beta encodes MTTMPTWVQLVYLACAICFILALKGLSGPKTARVGNLIGAAAAVVAVVVPFIYLELDHVWLIVAAIAVGTVIGVVGAQRVQMTQMPQMVALFNGVGGGAAALVALLELDEMIPHADSISWFTLAATAFTILVGSVSFAGSIVTFAKLQELMTSRPVVFPGLPVVFGAAGIAAVVLGVLTVTNPSMFIGIDLAVVGLVVGMLLVLPVGGADVPIVISLLNAFTGLTVAASGYVLGNVVLLVAGTLVGASGTFLTMLMAKAMGRSVTNILFGALKGGSTLGAGEASDRPVRSAGPEDIAILLGYADRVIIVPGYGLAVAQAQHTLRELVDVLLARGAHVDYAIHPVAGRMPGHMNVLLAEAQVPYEQLIEMDEINGEFKNTDVVLVVGANDVVNPAAKTTPGAPIYGMPILNADEAKQVVFMKRSMRPGFAGIENELLFEPTTTLLFGDAKDTLGKLLNAVKAL; translated from the coding sequence ATGACGACGATGCCGACCTGGGTCCAGCTCGTCTACCTGGCCTGCGCCATCTGCTTCATCCTCGCCCTCAAGGGCCTGTCCGGACCGAAGACCGCCCGTGTGGGCAACCTGATCGGCGCCGCCGCGGCCGTCGTCGCGGTGGTCGTGCCGTTCATCTACCTGGAGCTCGACCACGTCTGGCTGATCGTGGCCGCCATCGCGGTCGGCACGGTGATCGGTGTCGTCGGCGCCCAGCGCGTGCAGATGACCCAGATGCCGCAGATGGTCGCGCTCTTCAACGGCGTCGGCGGCGGCGCGGCCGCGCTGGTCGCGCTGCTCGAGCTCGACGAGATGATCCCGCACGCCGACTCGATCAGCTGGTTCACGCTCGCCGCAACGGCGTTCACGATCCTGGTGGGCTCCGTCTCCTTCGCCGGCTCGATCGTCACCTTCGCCAAGCTCCAGGAGCTGATGACCTCGCGGCCGGTGGTCTTCCCCGGCCTGCCGGTCGTCTTCGGTGCCGCCGGCATCGCCGCGGTCGTCCTCGGCGTGCTCACGGTGACCAACCCCTCGATGTTCATCGGCATCGACCTCGCGGTGGTCGGCCTGGTCGTCGGCATGCTGCTGGTGCTGCCGGTCGGCGGCGCCGACGTACCGATCGTGATCTCGCTGCTCAACGCGTTCACCGGCCTCACGGTCGCCGCGTCCGGCTACGTGCTGGGCAACGTCGTGCTGCTCGTGGCCGGCACCCTGGTCGGCGCGTCCGGCACGTTCCTGACGATGCTGATGGCCAAGGCCATGGGCCGCTCGGTGACCAACATCCTCTTCGGCGCCCTCAAGGGCGGCTCGACCCTCGGCGCCGGCGAGGCGTCCGACCGGCCGGTGAGGTCGGCCGGGCCCGAGGACATCGCGATCCTGCTCGGGTACGCCGACCGCGTGATCATCGTCCCCGGCTACGGCCTGGCCGTCGCCCAGGCGCAGCACACGCTGCGCGAGCTGGTCGACGTGCTCCTCGCCCGCGGCGCGCACGTCGACTACGCGATCCACCCCGTCGCCGGCCGGATGCCCGGCCACATGAACGTGCTGCTCGCCGAGGCCCAGGTGCCCTACGAGCAGCTGATCGAGATGGACGAGATCAACGGCGAGTTCAAGAACACCGACGTCGTCCTCGTCGTCGGCGCCAACGACGTCGTCAACCCGGCCGCCAAGACCACGCCGGGCGCCCCGATCTACGGCATGCCCATCCTCAACGCCGACGAGGCCAAGCAGGTCGTCTTCATGAAGCGCTCCATGCGACCCGGCTTCGCCGGCATCGAGAACGAGCTGCTCTTCGAGCCCACCACCACGTTGCTCTTCGGCGACGCGAAGGACACGCTCGGCAAGCTGCTCAACGCGGTCAAGGCGCTGTGA